A genomic stretch from Syntrophales bacterium includes:
- a CDS encoding AMP-binding protein — protein MEDVYAAKPWLKHYDKNVPEKLDYPSLAYADALKKAFREVPSRVAVHYMGREITYRELDGLSNRFARFLMETGCRPGDVVGSHLPNIPASYIGSAGIQKAGCIFTGVSPLLTAEELAYQLNDSGAKVLVTVDLLFPTVAKAVEKTGVKIVVVASIFDYFPQEIPATPVTPVPGIEVLSFKDAIASMPDDPVDVKIDPAAPCLMMYTGGTTGPPKGALLTNDNIVHHIVQLNPWVQLQMGEHVVLSAFPMFHQAGNFIVMWNLAMGSTLVAIPNPRDLQYIVKAIETYKPTVIVNVPTIFLELMKLDEFRRLDFSGVHFFVSGASAFPAESIREFEDIVGKGKLIEVCGMTETSPIIVALPRDGVKKIGSVGMPVSDTEVKLVDPGTGEIVPIGSPGELVARGPQVFSLGYHNKPEETAHTLRNGWIFTGDVAVMDEDGYFTIVDRLKDMVSVSGFKVFTREVDDVLIGHPDIDIAATIGLPDPKRPGSEIVACAVVLKPGRTGDEAMRASISDFMKEKVAPYKVPKIMRFMEALPMSAVGKVLKRELRKIMQDTP, from the coding sequence ATGGAAGATGTGTACGCGGCGAAACCCTGGCTGAAACATTACGACAAAAACGTTCCGGAGAAACTCGACTATCCGTCCCTGGCCTATGCCGATGCACTCAAGAAGGCCTTCCGGGAAGTCCCCTCCAGGGTGGCCGTTCACTACATGGGCAGGGAGATCACGTACCGGGAGCTGGACGGACTCTCCAACCGCTTTGCCCGGTTCCTGATGGAAACGGGGTGCCGGCCCGGCGACGTGGTCGGCTCCCACCTTCCCAATATTCCCGCCAGTTACATCGGCTCCGCCGGCATCCAGAAGGCCGGCTGCATCTTCACGGGCGTGAGCCCGCTCCTGACGGCGGAGGAGCTTGCCTACCAGTTAAACGATTCTGGTGCGAAGGTCCTCGTCACGGTGGACCTGCTTTTCCCGACGGTTGCCAAGGCCGTTGAAAAGACCGGCGTGAAGATCGTCGTGGTGGCCTCCATCTTCGACTACTTTCCCCAGGAAATTCCCGCCACCCCGGTGACCCCGGTTCCCGGCATCGAAGTGCTCAGCTTCAAGGACGCCATCGCGTCGATGCCGGACGACCCGGTCGACGTGAAGATCGACCCGGCCGCCCCCTGCCTCATGATGTACACGGGGGGCACCACGGGACCGCCGAAGGGGGCGCTCCTCACGAACGACAACATCGTCCACCACATCGTACAGCTGAACCCCTGGGTGCAGCTGCAAATGGGGGAGCACGTCGTACTGTCGGCCTTCCCCATGTTCCACCAGGCGGGGAACTTCATCGTTATGTGGAACCTGGCGATGGGCAGCACGCTGGTGGCCATTCCCAATCCGAGGGACCTTCAGTACATCGTGAAGGCTATCGAGACCTACAAACCCACCGTCATCGTCAATGTACCCACCATTTTTCTCGAATTGATGAAACTGGATGAGTTCCGGCGCCTGGACTTCTCGGGCGTGCATTTCTTCGTCAGCGGCGCTTCCGCGTTTCCCGCGGAAAGCATCCGGGAGTTCGAGGACATTGTCGGCAAGGGAAAGCTGATCGAGGTCTGCGGAATGACGGAGACCAGCCCGATCATCGTGGCCCTGCCCCGGGACGGGGTCAAGAAGATCGGGTCCGTCGGCATGCCCGTCAGCGATACGGAGGTGAAGCTGGTCGATCCCGGAACCGGCGAGATCGTTCCCATCGGCTCCCCCGGGGAACTCGTGGCCCGGGGACCCCAGGTCTTCTCCCTGGGATATCACAACAAGCCCGAAGAAACGGCCCACACACTCCGGAACGGGTGGATCTTCACGGGGGACGTGGCGGTCATGGACGAGGACGGGTACTTTACCATCGTGGACCGGCTGAAGGACATGGTGAGCGTCTCCGGCTTCAAGGTGTTCACCCGCGAGGTGGACGACGTGCTGATCGGCCATCCGGACATCGACATCGCCGCCACGATCGGCCTGCCGGATCCGAAGCGCCCCGGCTCGGAGATCGTGGCCTGCGCCGTCGTTCTCAAGCCGGGCCGGACGGGGGATGAGGCGATGCGGGCGAGCATTTCGGACTTCATGAAGGAGAAGGTGGCGCCCTACAAGGTGCCGAAGATTATGCGGTTCATGGAGGCGCTTCCCATGAGTGCCGTGGGCAAGGTTCTAAAGCGGGAGCTCCGGAAGATCATGCAGGACACACCGTAG
- a CDS encoding TetR/AcrR family transcriptional regulator → MRTPLEKARRDPESTKARILKVARKIFGEYGYHGGTTRMIAEEVGIDLSTIHYHWGEKKDLYEAVVLDINNDLGQMLRNVEKKASGCPLDERMKIAFDMMTDYLLEHPDISNLILLNYFSKTRIDSSLDVAVPEFTSDIARAMGLTKGKKHASPRAMLEVMIVMNAVHGLISGESFFLKVLKIDKEAYTKLVKETLNFVLIPAFTTRDAGD, encoded by the coding sequence ATGAGAACACCATTGGAAAAAGCCAGGAGAGATCCTGAATCAACCAAAGCACGAATTCTGAAAGTGGCCCGGAAGATTTTCGGAGAATACGGCTATCATGGGGGGACGACCCGGATGATTGCCGAGGAGGTGGGAATCGATCTCTCCACCATTCATTACCACTGGGGTGAGAAGAAAGACCTTTACGAGGCGGTTGTTCTCGACATCAACAACGATCTGGGACAGATGCTCCGGAACGTTGAAAAAAAGGCCAGCGGATGTCCATTGGACGAGCGGATGAAGATCGCCTTCGACATGATGACGGATTACCTGCTCGAGCATCCGGATATATCGAACCTGATCCTCCTGAACTATTTCTCGAAAACGCGCATCGACTCCAGCCTCGACGTCGCGGTGCCGGAGTTCACCAGCGATATTGCCCGGGCCATGGGCCTCACGAAGGGGAAAAAGCATGCCTCTCCCCGGGCCATGCTGGAAGTCATGATCGTCATGAACGCCGTGCACGGATTGATATCCGGTGAAAGCTTCTTTCTCAAAGTGTTGAAAATCGACAAGGAGGCTTATACAAAGCTCGTCAAGGAAACCCTGAATTTCGTCCTGATCCCCGCTTTCACGACGCGGGATGCAGGGGATTGA
- a CDS encoding HDOD domain-containing protein, producing the protein MTNENEANVHSGHGTVEFLLRRMRHKGDLPAFSKHVVEINSKLSSLKAITLSNTGDLAKIILKDFSLTNKLLKIVNSAVYGNLAGRVTTVSKAVMLLGFEKVRMIATALMIFEHLQNKSQAAELKEVAMESFLSGVIAMDLAEKMKVGRVEEAFICAMLRHLGKLLVICYFPEEYEAIKEEMRDKELGEDSATRAVLGISFNELGMAVSRSWNFPDMLVRSMENPPPGVIEPAMTELERMRYLTHYAHDLCSVIAASQGDEWGAALAEMSVRYQKVIPLPEQEVEVLLDSAAGKIDSFSGIVNLDRSSSPLLSKLSERRKDETGEPDARTPDGRQPMKDAAARGTKTVDKSAAVIAQEKKRIVTSGISEIADVMKGSYNLSDVIYMILETMYRGFAFNRVIFCLRDVSGKKMVGRFGLGDRSEDMVALFQIQIGQASDIFNIAISQGRGMIIADAGAPTIVQNLPQWYRASVAAPAFLVYPLVIKGTCLGLFYADKSESGTLLTESQCMQMEDLRDMAVEVITQKHL; encoded by the coding sequence ATGACAAACGAGAATGAAGCAAATGTCCACAGCGGGCATGGAACCGTGGAGTTTCTCCTGCGGCGAATGCGCCACAAGGGAGACCTGCCCGCGTTTTCCAAGCATGTCGTCGAGATCAACAGCAAGCTCTCGTCCCTGAAGGCTATCACCCTGTCCAACACGGGAGACCTGGCCAAGATCATCCTGAAGGATTTTTCCCTGACCAACAAACTCCTCAAAATCGTCAATTCCGCCGTGTACGGAAATCTCGCGGGCAGGGTGACGACTGTTTCCAAGGCGGTGATGCTCCTGGGATTTGAAAAGGTTCGCATGATCGCCACGGCCCTGATGATTTTCGAGCATCTTCAGAACAAGAGCCAGGCGGCGGAACTGAAAGAGGTCGCCATGGAGTCTTTCCTGAGCGGCGTGATCGCCATGGACCTGGCCGAAAAAATGAAAGTGGGCCGGGTGGAAGAAGCGTTCATCTGCGCCATGCTCCGGCACCTCGGGAAGCTTCTGGTTATCTGCTACTTCCCCGAGGAATACGAAGCGATCAAAGAAGAGATGCGGGACAAGGAGCTCGGGGAGGACAGCGCCACCCGCGCCGTTCTCGGCATCTCCTTCAACGAGCTGGGCATGGCCGTTTCGCGGTCCTGGAATTTCCCGGACATGCTCGTCCGGAGCATGGAAAATCCGCCCCCTGGCGTCATCGAGCCTGCCATGACGGAACTCGAGCGCATGCGGTACCTGACCCACTATGCCCACGATCTCTGCTCGGTCATTGCAGCATCGCAGGGTGATGAATGGGGAGCCGCCCTGGCCGAGATGTCGGTGCGCTACCAGAAGGTGATCCCCCTCCCGGAGCAGGAGGTGGAGGTGCTTCTGGACTCGGCGGCCGGGAAAATCGACAGTTTTTCCGGCATCGTTAACCTGGACAGGAGCTCCAGCCCTCTCTTGAGCAAGCTTTCCGAGCGCCGCAAGGACGAGACGGGGGAGCCGGACGCCCGGACGCCCGACGGCCGGCAGCCGATGAAAGATGCAGCCGCCAGAGGTACAAAGACCGTAGACAAATCGGCCGCCGTCATCGCCCAGGAGAAGAAGCGGATCGTTACCAGCGGCATCAGTGAGATTGCCGACGTCATGAAGGGTTCATACAACCTGAGCGACGTCATATACATGATTTTGGAGACAATGTACCGGGGGTTTGCGTTCAACCGGGTCATCTTCTGCCTGCGGGATGTCAGCGGGAAAAAGATGGTCGGACGCTTCGGTCTCGGCGACAGGTCGGAGGATATGGTTGCGCTGTTTCAGATCCAGATCGGCCAGGCCTCCGACATCTTCAACATCGCCATTTCGCAGGGGAGGGGCATGATCATCGCCGACGCCGGCGCCCCGACGATCGTCCAGAACCTTCCCCAATGGTATCGGGCCTCCGTTGCCGCGCCGGCCTTTCTCGTCTACCCGCTGGTCATCAAGGGAACGTGTCTCGGCCTGTTCTATGCGGACAAGAGCGAGAGCGGGACCCTCCTGACGGAAAGCCAGTGCATGCAGATGGAGGATCTGCGGGACATGGCCGTCGAGGTGATCACGCAGAAACACCTGTAG
- a CDS encoding 3-hydroxyacyl-CoA dehydrogenase NAD-binding domain-containing protein has product MKFKNISVIGLGTLGTQIAVQAACYGCNVRGYDQDLGIFQKKVEEMKFMMVAMGKGPTVPKEDWEKAAATVKLTGDLAEAVADADLVIEAVPEVLDLKRKVFAELDALAPKAALLASNSSSIPISRIEDATRRPEKCLNMHFYQPAMGFILCDIMGGTKTTPEVIEAAREWIRSLELIPLKVNKEILGFCFNSIWRAVKKQALYMACNGFVDHRDIDRAWRVFTGMPYGPFTMMDMVGLDVVYDIEMSYYKESKDPKDLPPQAFKEMIERKELGAKTGKGFYTYPNPDWARPDFLKG; this is encoded by the coding sequence ATGAAATTCAAAAACATCAGTGTGATCGGATTGGGAACCCTGGGAACGCAGATCGCCGTCCAGGCAGCCTGCTACGGATGCAACGTCCGGGGTTACGACCAGGATCTGGGAATCTTCCAGAAGAAAGTGGAAGAGATGAAATTCATGATGGTCGCCATGGGAAAAGGTCCGACCGTTCCCAAGGAAGACTGGGAGAAGGCGGCGGCCACGGTGAAGCTGACGGGTGATCTCGCCGAGGCCGTAGCGGACGCGGATCTGGTCATCGAGGCCGTCCCGGAGGTGCTGGACCTGAAACGCAAGGTCTTTGCCGAACTGGATGCCCTGGCGCCCAAGGCGGCGCTCCTGGCCTCCAACAGCTCCTCCATCCCGATCTCACGGATCGAGGACGCCACCCGGCGACCGGAGAAGTGCCTGAACATGCACTTCTACCAGCCGGCCATGGGCTTCATCCTCTGCGACATCATGGGCGGCACGAAGACCACACCGGAGGTGATCGAGGCGGCCCGGGAGTGGATCCGCTCCCTCGAGCTGATCCCGCTGAAGGTCAACAAGGAGATCCTGGGATTCTGCTTCAACAGCATCTGGCGGGCCGTCAAAAAGCAGGCCCTGTACATGGCATGCAACGGCTTCGTGGACCACCGGGACATCGACCGAGCCTGGCGTGTCTTCACGGGGATGCCCTATGGCCCCTTCACCATGATGGACATGGTGGGACTCGATGTGGTCTATGACATTGAAATGTCCTATTACAAAGAATCCAAGGATCCAAAAGACCTGCCGCCCCAGGCGTTCAAGGAAATGATCGAACGCAAGGAACTGGGCGCGAAGACGGGAAAGGGGTTCTATACGTATCCCAACCCCGATTGGGCAAGACCTGACTTTCTGAAGGGATGA
- a CDS encoding site-specific integrase: MKWIKTNHKGLRYYEHQTRRHGKKKDRYYSIRFKVDRKDYTYGIGWWSDGVPEDVIRNDPDMGFEGYCLSEMKRYKANVRAGSGPISPKEHRKAEEDRRRTEEEEEERRIRENVTFTDYFNNKYAPSMESNGKKSLPAERVIFDKWVSPVIGDLPITELQESHCQQIKKDMQTAGKANRTQHYAFAVVSQIWSMARKEKIVQRDCPTRDVELPRIDNQKKRALTTDEARLLLDKLKAKSRQVYELAYLSLYTGARFGELAGLTWRRINPEEGSITFRNTKSGKDRTVFMTAGVKSLFAEMIPGLPDNLIFSDKKGGRLTSVSNTFDRVVSDLGLNNSLVDQRDKITFHSLRHTHASWLVDSGVNLYVVKEILGHSDFKMTTRYSHPAADSIRKAMKSLERRDQKSAGVVVNFNRG, encoded by the coding sequence ATGAAATGGATTAAGACAAATCATAAGGGTCTGCGGTATTACGAGCATCAGACCAGGAGACACGGAAAAAAGAAAGATCGCTATTACTCTATCCGGTTTAAGGTGGATCGAAAGGATTACACCTACGGAATCGGCTGGTGGAGTGACGGAGTTCCGGAGGATGTCATCCGGAATGATCCTGACATGGGTTTTGAGGGTTATTGTCTCTCGGAAATGAAGCGGTATAAAGCGAATGTAAGGGCAGGTTCTGGGCCAATATCACCAAAGGAACACCGGAAAGCAGAGGAGGATAGACGTCGAACAGAGGAGGAAGAAGAGGAGAGAAGAATACGCGAAAACGTAACATTTACGGATTACTTTAATAACAAATATGCGCCGTCTATGGAGAGCAACGGTAAAAAGAGCCTTCCTGCAGAGCGTGTGATCTTTGACAAATGGGTTTCTCCGGTGATCGGAGATTTACCCATAACCGAGTTGCAAGAATCACACTGTCAACAGATTAAAAAAGACATGCAAACGGCAGGGAAGGCGAACCGAACACAGCACTATGCATTTGCCGTCGTTTCACAGATCTGGAGCATGGCCAGAAAGGAAAAAATTGTCCAAAGGGATTGCCCAACACGAGACGTTGAACTGCCGAGGATTGACAATCAGAAGAAACGGGCCTTGACGACAGATGAGGCTCGGTTACTTCTCGATAAACTGAAGGCGAAGAGCCGTCAAGTTTATGAACTGGCATACCTCAGCCTATACACAGGGGCACGTTTCGGCGAACTGGCGGGGCTGACATGGCGACGGATCAACCCGGAGGAGGGGAGCATCACCTTCCGGAACACAAAAAGCGGGAAGGATCGGACTGTGTTCATGACGGCCGGCGTCAAGAGCTTATTCGCGGAGATGATCCCAGGGCTTCCGGATAACTTGATTTTCAGCGACAAGAAGGGGGGCCGCCTCACTTCTGTGTCGAACACATTTGACCGGGTTGTCTCTGATCTTGGGTTGAATAATAGCCTTGTCGACCAACGAGATAAGATCACGTTTCACAGCCTCCGACATACTCACGCGTCCTGGCTAGTGGACAGTGGAGTTAATCTTTATGTGGTGAAAGAGATCCTGGGCCATTCCGATTTCAAGATGACGACTCGCTACAGTCACCCGGCAGCGGACAGCATCCGGAAAGCCATGAAGAGCCTTGAAAGGCGAGACCAGAAGAGCGCCGGGGTGGTGGTCAATTTCAACAGGGGATAG
- a CDS encoding DnaB-like helicase C-terminal domain-containing protein, producing the protein MDYLQLVRPSQRWGTREAEVAEVSRSLKALAKALKKYQARNAGSVTKRTGRRPG; encoded by the coding sequence GTGGATTACCTGCAGCTCGTCCGTCCATCTCAGCGATGGGGCACCCGGGAAGCAGAGGTTGCCGAGGTCTCCCGATCCCTGAAGGCCCTGGCAAAGGCCTTGAAGAAATATCAGGCGCGGAACGCGGGTTCCGTGACGAAACGAACCGGGAGGCGGCCCGGTTGA